One Prodigiosinella aquatilis DNA window includes the following coding sequences:
- a CDS encoding DUF927 domain-containing protein: MSNTFIQDVRAKANGHWEGILQRLGIPTNRQESECPNCGGNTRYRFDDKEGRGTYFCSHCGAGTGLDLVMKVNKCGARQAAEQVAEVLALPLPVVMPASEKPDNRLITERVNSLVEKAVSGQSDYLLNKGLQRPSLLLDDGSLLLILQNMDSTTTGAQLIKPNGEKKLIAGSRKKGTFIPVSTLPEHTDTVIIAEGYATALTTSLLMQGVAISALDSGNLIHVARSCRAVWPDAKIILAADNDNKPDGSNTGKIAAEKAALAVNGWVALPPTTEKADWNDYYQQHGVAVSISAFAASLYQPGQKQQPSFDSPLKPYADIRHGGLYWVEPKTNRDSGDIIERESWLSDPITVAGIGSDESERYLVLSWTPSGENQSRTEALPMRDISEREGWARLRAGGLAVTAKGGLRAILADHLCRSHAGCRWAIASATGWQHGAYLMPDGSVIGTPSIPVLFNGKSGAAKGYATSGTAQSWRENVVALAQGNPSMMLGIACAFAAPLIGLVNADGFGVHLFGGSSAGKTTTGDIASSVYGDPNALKLTWYSTALGLVNEAASHNDGFMPLDEIGQGSNRKAVADAAYALFNGVGKIQGAREGGNRELKRWRAMAFSTGEIDLESYIRADGGRVNAGQLVRLLNVPITKATVFHGYQDGKAHADAIRDASNAHYGAVGRAWIAYLTSQKENAQATYRETERRWLSLLPDDASEQVRRVASRFAVLEAALLLSASFTGWTAQECHDALQHSFYAWVNEFGMGNREAKAWVEQADAFLHQFGYSRYLPHPNPDPRDLPIKDLAGYRVKKPGADTLVFHTFPAVFNNEIATGANAAAFAQVLADAGMLDKPTKGITRKSLRIDGKQPRFVVLMTLDDEEE; this comes from the coding sequence AAGCTGCGGAACAGGTCGCCGAGGTACTAGCGCTTCCGTTGCCGGTCGTTATGCCCGCCAGTGAAAAGCCTGATAATCGTCTGATTACCGAACGGGTAAATTCGCTGGTGGAGAAGGCGGTATCAGGCCAGTCTGACTATCTGCTGAATAAGGGGCTGCAACGCCCCTCGCTACTGCTGGATGATGGTTCCCTGTTGCTGATACTGCAAAACATGGACAGCACCACAACCGGCGCACAGCTTATCAAACCCAATGGTGAGAAAAAGCTGATTGCCGGTAGCCGCAAGAAAGGCACATTCATTCCCGTTAGTACCCTACCCGAACACACAGACACGGTGATCATTGCCGAAGGATACGCCACGGCGCTTACGACATCGTTACTGATGCAAGGTGTCGCTATCAGCGCGTTAGACAGCGGTAATCTGATCCACGTTGCGCGGTCTTGTCGTGCTGTCTGGCCGGACGCCAAAATCATCCTTGCTGCGGATAATGACAACAAACCTGATGGTAGTAACACCGGAAAAATCGCGGCTGAAAAAGCGGCACTGGCGGTAAACGGTTGGGTGGCGCTCCCGCCGACAACTGAAAAAGCTGACTGGAATGATTACTACCAGCAGCATGGCGTGGCGGTATCCATATCGGCCTTTGCCGCCTCACTTTATCAGCCAGGACAAAAACAGCAGCCGTCTTTCGATTCCCCCTTAAAACCTTACGCAGATATTCGTCATGGTGGACTGTATTGGGTAGAGCCGAAAACGAATCGCGACAGCGGCGACATTATCGAGCGTGAAAGCTGGCTATCTGACCCTATTACGGTAGCAGGTATCGGATCGGATGAATCAGAGCGTTATCTGGTTTTAAGCTGGACGCCAAGCGGTGAGAACCAATCCCGTACCGAAGCCCTTCCAATGCGAGATATCAGCGAACGTGAAGGCTGGGCGCGATTACGTGCAGGTGGGCTGGCAGTCACGGCCAAAGGCGGATTACGGGCAATACTGGCCGATCATTTATGTCGTAGTCATGCGGGTTGTCGCTGGGCAATCGCCAGCGCCACTGGTTGGCAGCATGGCGCTTACCTGATGCCGGACGGTTCTGTTATCGGTACACCAAGCATTCCCGTCTTGTTCAACGGTAAATCGGGCGCGGCTAAAGGTTATGCCACCAGCGGAACGGCGCAAAGTTGGCGCGAAAACGTCGTAGCATTGGCACAGGGTAATCCCTCCATGATGCTGGGGATCGCCTGCGCCTTTGCTGCGCCCCTCATCGGGCTGGTAAACGCGGATGGGTTCGGCGTCCATCTGTTTGGCGGTTCGTCTGCGGGCAAAACCACCACCGGCGATATCGCCTCTTCCGTCTATGGCGATCCTAATGCGCTTAAACTGACGTGGTACTCCACCGCGCTGGGGCTGGTGAACGAAGCCGCCTCCCATAATGACGGCTTTATGCCGCTGGATGAAATCGGGCAAGGCAGCAATCGCAAAGCCGTGGCCGATGCCGCCTATGCGCTGTTTAACGGCGTAGGTAAGATTCAGGGAGCCAGAGAAGGCGGCAACCGAGAGCTAAAACGCTGGCGGGCAATGGCGTTCAGTACCGGTGAAATCGACCTGGAAAGCTATATCCGCGCTGACGGCGGGCGGGTGAATGCCGGTCAATTGGTGCGCTTGCTGAATGTCCCGATCACCAAAGCGACGGTATTTCATGGCTATCAGGATGGCAAAGCCCATGCTGACGCGATCCGGGATGCCAGCAACGCCCATTATGGCGCAGTTGGTCGGGCGTGGATCGCCTACCTTACCAGCCAGAAAGAAAATGCGCAGGCAACCTACCGCGAAACAGAGCGACGCTGGTTGTCACTCTTACCCGATGATGCCAGCGAACAAGTTCGGCGTGTGGCATCACGTTTTGCCGTACTGGAAGCCGCTTTGTTGCTCTCAGCCTCTTTTACCGGCTGGACGGCGCAAGAATGCCACGATGCACTGCAACATAGCTTCTATGCCTGGGTAAATGAATTTGGCATGGGCAACCGTGAAGCCAAAGCCTGGGTAGAACAGGCTGACGCCTTTTTGCACCAGTTTGGCTACAGCCGTTATTTACCGCATCCCAATCCTGACCCCCGTGATCTGCCTATCAAGGATCTGGCGGGTTATCGGGTGAAAAAACCGGGAGCCGATACGCTGGTGTTTCACACCTTCCCTGCCGTGTTCAATAACGAAATTGCCACTGGTGCCAATGCCGCAGCGTTTGCACAGGTGTTAGCCGATGCCGGAATGCTGGATAAACCGACCAAAGGCATTACACGCAAATCTCTGCGCATCGACGGCAAACAACCGCGCTTTGTGGTGCTCATGACACTCGACGACGAGGAAGAGTAA